In Gossypium hirsutum isolate 1008001.06 chromosome D01, Gossypium_hirsutum_v2.1, whole genome shotgun sequence, the genomic window CGCAACAATGGAGGAAACTCTAGTGTCTCGATATCTCAATAATATGGTAATGAAAGTGTTGCTTGATAACGACTTTTATAACAACCCGATTTCTAGTAATGCCAGAAAAGATAGTTTTAGGATCCGATtcccataaatatttaataaagatatttcCAGAGTTACtatattgatgaattgaaatttggttaagtgATTTAACCGAAATTGCGAGTAATTATGGctcagggattaaattgtaaaagtttaattgctataaaattttaattagattaaggcttggggacttaaatagaaattaaacaaaggactaaaataaaaaatagaccTATTCTAAATATATGTTAGTGGACAGCATGATGCATGTTAATTAATTCAAGTAATtcaagtttaattaagtaaaacataattaattaaactaattaactttaaattaagtatatatatgtgaaattagTGGAAGGAGAGGTGAATTTCATCTTCTCTAACTATCCAAAACTTTGAAACAAAAGGGGAGGACGCCATtgtagggttttcaagctttttggccttaatttcaagtaagtccctaacaatttttctttgatttttatggaattgaatcatgggagcttgatttaggtaacccatgtactaatttgtggaattgttaaagttttagaaagtttcagtggttgagaattgaatgatttaggtgttaaattgttaaaaattaagctTAGCATATGAAAATGACTAACTTGTAatgcttaattgttagttttgtaaattagggatcaaattgaataaaatgaaaatatgtcatTAATTGTTGATATGATAGAAAATATAGGGTCCTtaatgagttttggtgaaatcagGTTTTAACTTGAAGGTCTAGATATAAAATTATGCTTGtatcgggtttagggactaaattgaataaattgaaaaatatgtgaaatttagtatttgattttgttttggcTGGAAATTGATAATATGATGTGTTTTTATGATTATTCATAGCTATCAACAGTACAGAATAGACGAGTaggaaaggaaaataaaaaatcatcaacaaGTGACGCGTGAAACCTtgatttgtacttttatgattcaagaTAGAAATATTTGATTTTTGTATGCATGTTTATTGATTGATGAGTTTCTAGGATAATTCTATGGTGACAATATGAAATGTTTCGATTGAATTGCTTTGGTTGAGTCTGAATACcgaaataagaactaaattgaataaaataggaagtagtatgattaaattgataaagtatgattggtatgaaattgagttgaaaatatgttatttatatgatatattgATGATGAATTGTGCATAATGTAATGTGAATTGAATattaataccctattaactagtcgggctgagttgGATATAATTAACATGTCATAGGATTGAATTGTGTATAGGTTTATACACTTACACGCCAGGATGCACTTTGTGTGCTAGTATGCGCTTTGTGCGCCAGGATGCGCTTCGAGCACCAATATGCACATTACGTGCCAATTTCGCTTACTTGATTTTTATATTAATGCACTTCAATGCCAGTTTGGTGTTTTGGTTGGACGATCCGTATATTCATTCGAGTTCAAGTTGGgttaataaagaaaaataatgataAGTTTAATTGTTTATATCGAAATGAACTAAAATGATGCTCAAAATTTTGAATGTGTGCATATATGAATTTGAAATGGAAAGTAAGCATATTTTTATTCAAAGCAAAAAGGAATCGAGCCTTAGAGGCCAAAACGAATATGGATGAGTTGGTAGACTCTAGAAATGGATTAACTAGTAAGTATAAGGTGAGTAATGGAATAAATTACAATCAACTCATTGAATTAATTCCTTGTTTATGTATGTAATTGAAAGTTGATTAGTAAATGTGTAACCTCCCCAACCTACCCTAGACAGTAGACCTAGGCTAGAGAGGTCAAATTCGCCACTGAGGTGGCTCGGTCATTTTACAaaacaattttcaattttaaacctATTTCATACAAGTGATTATCTCAATTTTATGAATTTAAGACTAGCATAAACTCTAGCAGgagaaaataaatcaataatccttatataataattaatctgtttaattcacttaacaaataaataattaacgacagtaaataatattaataaataacattcaacctaagagatataattaaaaatagttaTCCCATACCACagtttttagtaaaataaaatggTTTCCACAAGCCAATACCACCACTCAATCCTAATAATTTTGTTTCCCACTATGGAACCAGTCGGTTCCAATCTAACTAAATCAGAATTGAAATCCAACCATTCTCAATCAGCCATTTAAGTTCTTACATATCTTATTAGAGCTCGCAAATTTCTATTTATATACAATTAGCTCTCCGACTCTTATTTAATTTCGAGTCCTTAGGAGAGCCAAGTGTGACAGAGTATGGCAGGTAGCATAACAATGAGTGTAAGTTATGGAAAACACTTATAATGAACATTTCAATAGCAAAGTCATGAGGTGTCGGTGGTGTAGCTGGTTATCACAAATGTTGTTTTACAATTTACCATATGCACCAAACGATGTGGTTCAATCAATCACCCATCCGCTTAACACAAAAATGGGCTCCATACAAATCCTAACCTATCATATATGTGCTGCATTCAGATTTAATTTAATGAGATTCTTTTTAAAGATAATATCTTTGACTGTAACATCAGTACAAAGAAAGAGATACTATCCATCCTGGATACATTTGAAGTTTAAAAGAGATTACAACCAAGACACGATATGCACGCTTGACATAAAGTCAAGTCATACTAGACAAAGCaaactgtaacagcccggtttagattCTAGTCGgacagtagtttcaggaccacaaatctgagtcagaataATACTTTAATATTACTTTTTgtgcttatagtatgtgaattgacatgtgtgaaattttcgtgatttaatttatcCGTTTGTGTGCGTAATTTGtgaaaagactaaatcgcataaaaagtaaaagtggCATTCTCATTGttaatattctaattttttatgatttgatTTATGGGAAGTCCTTAAAAGGTTAATATGCCATTataaggttagtggacatttacATCCATGATTCAAGTAATTTATATTAAgctttcattaaggttaaaatagtaaaaagtaaataacatgatattaaataaaataaaacacaaaatggCCATGCAGTTAGTTTTGTTTTTGCCGAAACTTGAAgaaaaaagaagccatttttgtgTTTTAGGTTCGGCACCATGAAGCTTTAAATTAGGTAtgttctttgttcggtttttgaaaatttttacgtttttgagatcgttgctttgaatactagctagcacatgcttaaatttttgaattGGATGTGGATTTTTTGATTTGCCATTGAAGAGAgcttgttgttttttttttgtttgatgatgaaaaataaatatatgttgttagattattatgtttaattaagtaattttttataaaaatgtgtaaggactaaattgtgaaatttgtaaacttaagggtaaaaatgtgaaataaataaaataaatgggctgctagggacctaaggagaattcggccgaacatgggtttagtgaaattttgagtattttttgttttgtgaaatatggactaaattgtgaaaaatgtgaaatgttaggggctaaaatataattttctcatttatgtgttttgaataaatttgaatgaaatgtgttattaaatagccaaatttgaatttatatagatcaagaacaaaagaaagcggaattagatcggggaaagttgaAAGTGGTCGAATAGTCAATTCCATCCGTTCgttttcgtacgaggtaagttcataagtaaatgaaTGTCGTTAATTtgaatgtatatgtattataaatgccgaattgaattttaatgaatatatgtgtaaatgttgaaTTATTTTATGCATGGGAGAATTCTTTACGAGCTTGATACGATTGaattacgacatccgaaagccccgtacgaaccataggattctgatatgtgattttgcgtaagaccatgtctgggacgttggcatcgatttgagatttacgtgtaagaccatgtctgggacattggcatcgtatatgattacgtgtaagaccttgtttgggacagtggcatcgttatttgattgcatgtaagaccacgtctgagacgttggcattgtacgagctttttgatCTATCTGCGTATCCTTTTTTATTCCGAATGGTTCTACGGGCAAAGGCATGGCAAGACCGAATGTGAGTTTGATTTAAACGATTAAGGTAAGTATTAAGTTTATACGAACTTTGAAAGAAAAGGTATGTGTTGATGATTATAGTGATCATGTGAACTTTATGAGAAATGAGATTATATATATGTACGGAGTTAGTTAGGTTTGGttgttttaaaatgaattatgaatgttcttgtgttaatttattttcttatggcttactaagctttccaagcttactttgtatgtttattcgttgttttatagattttgaaagctaGCTCGAGCTCGGGATCAGGATTGTTgaggagcatcatcacactatcgatatctattttggtatttgaaagaaaacttgtatttatgacttatggcatgtatagtctagcttGATATGATTGGTTttgaattgtgtatatatatagccaagccatgcgaaaatggcttgctcATGTTGCTAATGGTTGTGAATATTTAGTCATGATATATATGTGTAatgtatttgttttatgattCGCTTATGTGATGTTAATGTGGTGATGGTTGTAATTTAGACCATGATAAGTTTATATGAGCTAagttatatttatatgattgCTTGTATATTGGATTTTTAGGTATGGTTATAAATGGTACAATTAGCTTTGATTCTAGTTGTGAAATTGGTTGGATTATCAGAGGATAAATTTTATGACAAAATATATGGATAAAAGGTCGATTGTGCATATGTATTTTGGAAACGGTAAAGGGTGTGTATTTATATTTGGCTAATaataggtaaaatatatttattcatgcttatgatatgttttgttcgtgattttggtaattaatggttaagttgttaagttaaatgcttgagtttaaaatgtgccttatatgtgATTTATGAATTTGATAAATGATAGATAGGTATTTTGGATATTTATTAGTCAAGGGGTATTGTaattatggtatgatttgattcggctattttatatataaaattggtagttattattttggtaaaatgtgcataatatgataaaactaaattttataCTTGACCATTATGTGAAGTTGTTAAtgtcgtgtatatatatataaatgtttaataaatcatgtggtttggcttgacttagtaaaaTGTGAAGAAGTGCACAATTATAGATAGCGTTTTTGGAAAGTAGTTAATGAAATAGATTTATACAAATGGATGTCTTAATATATGATCGgtatatgaaataaattatactTAGTTATAAGTTAAGTATTcgattgccatgattcattggTTATAATCTTTGAATATTAATTTGGGTAGAGTACAAATTATAGAATCGAAGCAtgttagtttagtttaaaattatacTAGACGAATAGAATTGAAatgattatattatttggtacttgaattgaaatgaatgtcTGTTCTGAGTTGTActttgatcagtaatgcctcgcaaccctaatttggtgacggacacgggttaggggtgttacacaaactaCCCTTATAACAAGCCTCCACCACCTGGGAGAGAGCAAAGCAGGACTCAAGCCACTCCTTTGATGAATCTAACACGTTGAGACAAAGGTTGCTAGCAAACAAAGCAAGCGCGTCACCTTGAATCGTTGAGCCCCTTTCCAAGTCATTACTTTGGTGGTGGTGGACACAACATAACGAACTTGAAACAATAAATGTTTAGTTGCTAGAAAACAAAAACAGCCAAAACGAGCCATAGAAGACTCAAGAAACAGAACACATAAGAACTGAGAAACACGAGCCTCTAAGGCTCGAGAAAACCTCCACAAGAAAAAACCCAACAAAGGGAAATCCTTCCCCTACAACCAGCAAGGGAAGAGCCAACaacagagagagaaaaaaaatggggaagaaaaaaagaaaaagaaaagaaacgagGGGAAGGGAGGGGCGGAGGAAGAGCGTACGGTGGGTGTCGGCACCCTAGATCACTTGCCAACGAGAGAGGGGAAACCCACCATCAACAAGGGGAGGAAAAGACACAACGAGGGAAGAAACAAAaggaaaacaaaacaaagaaaatagaatGAGGGAAGGAGGGAGAAGAGGAATGAGAGAAGAAGGAGGAGGACTGACGGGCATCCAAAACAACTTACCTCGAGCTTACAAAATGAGAGAGAAAGGTAAAGGGGCCAAGAGAGGGTATTTCTAGTAAGATAAAATTAGttatttaaagaatttttattttaggaaGAAATATTTAACAtcctattatttttttaatcaaaatattataaaattatttaaaatttacatgttaatAATTGATTTATCTCGATTTCATGACAATTTTCTATCCGtattgtgtttatgtatataattaGCATATGTTCATGTTTGTAATTTGTTTTTATCCAAAGTATCATGAATTATATATACATGCTAATAATTGgttggatatatatatttttacacgTTTGGGTATGAGTGTTGTGCTTATCTTATTCTTGCATCTATCTCGCTTTATTTAGTTTATCATAATGATTCAGTTGAAATACAAATTTGTTCTTTGATGccaaatttatgtatatatatatatattatcttacttcatcttatattttatataatttatcataATGTGTTAATTTCTTACATATTTTGCATTATTATCATTCAGTTTTAACTCTAAGTTCATTTATTTGAGAAttacaatattttaatataaatatcacatccaaaaaataagtaaaatcaaTTAGCATAAGTGCTTTGCAAGATACTTAAATGGAAACCATAAAAATTGGTATGTACATTTTTGGTAGtcgaaataaatatattaaattatcaaAACTTTTCATTCCTTAAAAGTAACAAtagtttaatatttgtattttgtGAAAGTTATTGATTTTAATCTGATCAATTTTAATATCTGTACTTTCCAAATTGGTAaatttagttcctatacttttcaaaatgtgaaatttttgtcTTGAAACAAACCATAGTAGTTAAATCtatctaattaaattcaattattagtctTGTACTATGTGTACAATTGTAGGTTTAGTTCATATTCTCCAATTGAAATCATTCTATGTTACTATACTTTTCGAATTGTGAAATTTCAATCTCGATGCAAATGACGGTCATTAATCCTTAACTAAAgttttagtgagtaatatatgGAAATAAGAAGTTGATATGACattacatatatgataatatgtttcccgcatcaaattttagaaatagcataacttaacttaatgaattaaATAGTTATCATTTGACGAGGacagaaaatttttaaaaaaattcaaatatagagactaaatccacaaattttgcaaaaaaaaaggaCTAATAGCAGGATTTAACCtagtttaattatgttaattataaATAGCAAATCGCCAAAAGGTGTCCTGGTGCAGTTGGTTATCACGTCAGTCTCACATTGAAGGTCTCCAGTTCGAATCCGGGCGATGCCAAAATGGAAGATCTTGATTTACCGTTTTAAACAATCAATCTCCCACCCGCTCAACAGGGAAACGGGGCCCATACAAATCCCAACCAATCACAATTTTTATTCGCATCATTTTCCGCTTCTAATTGGTTGTGTAACGCCACGTCACCTCCCCTTACATCCTCCACCACTCATCTATTAACCTCCCATACTACCCATACTTTTAACCCAAAAGATTATAGAAATATCCAACCACAATCTTCTAACCTCGACTCCGATCTCggtttcctcttttcttttacGGTGGTTGTTTGCGGTGGGTGGACGACGATCATGATCGCCGATCCTAAATCTTGTGACGTGCTGTTCGTTTTCGTTTTATTTGCGATTATATCCTCTTCCAACGCCTTGGTTTCCACTCCCTATCCTAAGGCCATCTCTGTaagcttttctttctttctttctttctttcttttttttcaattggattctcttttctttttctttttctttttcaaatactAATTTGATTGGTTTGGTTTTGATGTTTTTATATAGGATTTAAAAGAGGCAGTTGTGAAGGGATTGGGATTCCAAGCCGATGATTTTAAGATTTCAGGGTTCGATCTCAGAGATGCCCTTGTGGGCCATTCTGTGGCATATGAATTCGACATTGAAATCGATAACAAAGTGATTCCTTTTAAGCTCTTGGAGGATGTAAATCGTTGGGAATATGTTGATTTGCCCATTTTTAGGGTGGAAGAGCCAGCTAGACCCGGAGTTGAAAATGGGTTGGTGGAGCATAAGAGGATATCGGACAATGGGTTACCCGTTTTGGCCCCGTTTCAGCTGGCTGGACCCATGGAACTCTGGATTCAAGATGCCAAAGATATGCGAATCTCCTTGCCGGTGAgttctattttcctttttttctataACAAAAAACGTTGTTCTTTGAGGTTTTGATCTAGGGAATGTAGTGCTTcagaatcctagcatttagcattaaaaaaaataaggtaCCCTAATTGGATTTTGGGAATTTGCTGGCTCTGCAATTTAAGATGTACTAAAGTAACTTCTTTTAAAAACGAAGTAGTTTTTCGCTTTTGCCTTTGAATTTAGATTCTCTTTTTGGGACCGTTTCCCATTTAGGTATGACTATAggatgtgtgtgtgtgtgtgtgtgtgtgtgtgtgtgtgtgtaatcTTTTCAAGTCAATTGATTGATCTTGTTGATGGTTAAATCATGCAGCATGATGTGGATGCTGGTGTCTTGAAAAAGGTAATGTTAGCAGATGGCGCTGTGGTAACTGTCAAGGGTGCAAGATCAGTTAGCCTGCGCCATCCAATTGATCTTCCGTTACCTCTTAACAGAACTCATAATGGATTCGCATCTGGTCTTATGGCTATTGCCGAGCATCTTCGTCGTGCTTGTTGCAGTCAAGACGCCCCACTCCTTTCTCTTCGCATTGTTGGCCCAACTTCCCTTACTGTCCCATCTTCTTCAAATAACAAGTTGAAGCTTAAGCGACTTGCACCTGGTCTTGTGGAATTATCTTCAATGTCTAAAACTAAGACCATGGATGCCCTCTCCTCTATTGATTTACAAGGAGAAGCCGCTACAGTTCTAACCCCAAAGCATTTCTCTACAATGTGGCCTTTTGCGTCCATCAATGGTTCCAATGCTAATTTAATTGGTTTCGAGAGACTGCTATCATCTGTGCTGGATTCAAAGGCAAACAAGAAAGGATACTTTAAGTTACTGAAGGCTGATGTGTCAGCTCAAACATTTGTGAAGATTGGTTTTGGGATCGAGAAGAAGTTGAAAGAAGGAGATGGGTTTAATTTGGAGGGCTTTCCAGAGTGGAGGACAAAGCCTGAGATAGTGAGTATGCATTTTGAGGTACTGGCTAAGGTTGATGGCGAGAATGTTATACCGGAGAGAATCATGCAGGTTAACCCTGTTGCTGTGGAGGATGCAATTGCACCACACGTGCTAGCAAGGAACATGACCATGTCTTCCACACCTGTTGTTTACACTCCTTCAAATCCCTTCACCTTGTAAATTGTTAGAGGGAAAAGGATCAAGAGTCTAAATAGTTATACAGAACGGTAAAGATGAGATGAATCGATTATTCTATTCCGTGGCCctcattaatatatttaatataaaggtaaagatgaatttatataattttatttcaagtgGTTCTAATCTACGTAAATTATGATGTTTGGCATCAGAGCAAATTCTAAAAAACTTAACAATGTATTATTGAGAATAATAAATCTTTATTAGAGGAGAACGTTGTAGTCGTCATGATTTTTTAATGTACTGAAGTTAATCTTAAAATAGAAATGTTCATGCTATTTTTAATTTGTAGGTCACTTTTTGTGAACGAAATTATAAGCTTTAAAGAGCCAAGcagactattttgtaaaactaTGCTAATCTTTTACAAGCATAAAATTTGACTGCATTAACCAGAAGAGTATATCAATGGCATTTAGGTCTCAATAGAGGTTCTTAAGCGCCAAAACATATACAAAGCCCTTTTAACAGATATAAGAagcttatattatatttatattaaaagatTAGCTCAGCAGCAACAATTTCATTTCTTGATGAAGGCAATACCCTTTTGAATGCTTCCAGCTAACTCTTCCTTTGCTTTCTCCAAACCAACCCTATTACCAATCAAACAGGAATTCGCTGCATAATCTGCTATCTCTACCTAAAATAATAACAATCATTTATATTTCTGACAAAAAAAATATACCTCTCATATTCGTTTAGAGGCCCTAGTTGATAGACTTCCTCAGCTCCAGTACGACCAAGTCGTACCTTGGTTGCAAAGAAAGGAAGTTCGGTAACCTGAGATCGAGATTGTTAAAGAACATGTGCAAATGCAAAACCAACAAAATGGTGTTggcatgaaaaaaaaaattgtttgagaGGGTACCTCGGAAGCTACAAAGGCACATTCCACGACTCCGGCATCTCCTCTCAAGCCTCGGAGACATGCATCTGCAAACTTGACAGCTGCATATGCCTATACACATTTAAAGGCTTCCCTTTAGTTTAATTTATCCATTAATTTCTACTTTTTAGGAAAAAAGCACTTGTACAAAGTGAAGGTAGAATGGCCAACCATTGACAAAGTAGCAGATCCAGCCCCAGCTTTTGCCTGCAtaagtgaaaaagatgaattcacccataacaacaacaataataaagcAATTTTCCTCAGTAGTCAATCCTTTTTATCTAACAACTTGGTCTTAGTTACTAGCCATTATGCATTTAACAATTAGCTTCCAAACATACAGATAGGCTTATGCGATTTTATTAGTAGTTGACTGAAGTATTGGCAGCAGAGACCAGACTAAGAAATGTCAAAACATGTTCTAACTTATATTTCATTTGTTGGTTCTGCAATCTATGTAAGAAAAAGAGAACATTATGATACCTCAACAACTTCTGTTCCACCGTTTTGAATGCGATTTGTTAGGTATTCAGTTTCTTCAGGAGTGAAGCTGCTTGGAGGTTTGACCTGCAAAGATTGAAATAAAGTAAATTCAACTGATGATAGATTACCAAAAGCGAAAACAAGTGAAATTTGCAGATAACATTGAAGACCTGTGACAAAAGAGGCAAAATTGTTACTCCTGAATGACCTCCGACAACTGGAACATTAACCTCTCTAGGATCAAGTCCCAGGACTTCTGCCTGcacccaaaacaaaaaaattggTTATCTAAGGAGTGAAAACTAGAAATCGTCTGCTACATGCTATGTGATTTCTTGGTGCTTTATGTGGGAAAATGTGGAATACAATAAAATGGTTATGCATACCACAAAAGTGTTAGCTCTGACGACATCAAGAGTTGTCACTCCCAAAAGTCGCTTTGGATCGTAAGTACCGGCCTTCTTAAAAACCTCTGCTGCTATTGGAACTGTAGAATTCACTGGATTGCTGATCAGATTAACAATTGCATTTGGGCTGCACTTTGCAACTCCTTCACAAAGTGTCTTGACAATTCCAGCATTGATGTTGAAAAGGTCATCCCTTGTCATTCCAGGCTTCCTTGGAACACCAGCAGGTATGATCACAAGGTCCATGCCGGTCAACGCACTCTCAAGCTGCGGCTGCCCTAGGAAACCACGAACCTATAACCAATAAAGCATTCCACTTACTCTCGATTTTTACATGTAATTGACATAATAATTCGCTCTTCATTCAAAAGCATAGCCTATGGTATCTTAGAAAACTAGTTTTCACTGTTGAATAATTGAAGTCTTTGGAGAAGGAAATATTACCACAGCACCAGTATCCATGTGACTGAGGTCAGCTGTGACACCAGGAGAGTTCACAACATCGTAAAGATGAAGAACCGAGACGAGAGGATTCATCTTCATTAACATTGCAAGAGGCTGGCCAATGCCTCCAGCTGCTCCTAAGATAGCAACTTTGAACCCTGGTGACCCTCCTTTCGCTCTACAGTCAGCTCGCCTCAAAATAGAACTTTCCTCCATCTGTTACAACcaacacatataataaacaagCAAGCCACCTTACTTAATAAAACTTGTACTAACATAGAAGAGAACCTGAGGTTGGAGATGGGCTGCGAGCCTGGCAATGCGCTGGTTAGCCTCTGAACtaaactccatttcctttctcTTACTGAAAGATGGACAGATAGTGGGGGTTGGGGGTTAAAATATTACGTACTACTTGGAAAGAATGAATGGATTTAAACAGAAGACCAAAAGAAGAGATAACGGTGAAGTTGacataaatgcatatatatattcagttTGTGTGGAAACTAGTTTTTGAAGTCCTTATCCTATCTTTAATCGCAAAGAGAAATGTGGCTCTAAAAGACTTGGTCTGGGTTTATTTTCAGGGTGATAAAATACTTGAGATGTCGATTTTTCTGCTCAAACTTTTGGGGCCTGAATGTTGTAACCTGTTACGGTTATATGATCAAATATTTACTTCAACGGCTGCTACTCCTCTGAACCAAATGCCTCAAATCTAAGttataattcattattatttattaccaAAATAATCAGCACTAATCTGTCTTCTAGTCCAAGAGATACAAATAAGCAAGCTACCTTCATctttttttatatagaaaaactGTACCATAACCTATTGGCGATTGCAATATATGAAGATGGAGAGGTTTCAGAAGAACGTAGCAGTAATActccaaaaagaagaaaaatcgaTTATATTGCACAtcagaaagaaaattaaaacaaatttatgGTAGTTTGGTTACAGTtatatgacaaattttgtaaaggaTATCCAATAACTTAAAACACCAAGTCTATAATGTCTGTCACAGTATCATGGCTGGGGTTTTTTTTTGCAAAGTACTACAAAACAATTGAATTTATATATTCAGTGTCGTGATGGCAGTAGGCcacaatttttgaaaaacaaaactaGTTTTCAGGCAATCTGAGCGCTTGTTCCTTCAATGGTAACCAATGGTTTGGTGAGACATAACTAGGCCTTTGATTTCTTCCCTTTAGTTTCAGCAGTTGGTTTGGTCTTGAAAGGAAGGAAGGACTTCCCACCCATGAATGGCCGTAAAACTTCTGGTATTTCAACACCATCTTCCTTCTGGTAATTCTCAAGGATGCAGCATATTGTCCTTTCGGTTGCTGTGAGGGTAGAGTTCAACAGGTGAACATATTGTTTCACCTGTTCATTGTTCTGCAAGAAGGTTAACAACAGAAAGCAATCACAAAGCATGAACTGGAATTTAAATGGTAGAACTCAAGAATGATAGGTATTAAGTATGGAAGTAGTTCTAGATTATTGCTAAACCAATACGCACTCTTATGAAGGGGGAAAAAGAGTATGAATCGATATATATTTCCAAAACACTTGCACTCTGCTTTCAAT contains:
- the LOC107922019 gene encoding uncharacterized protein, whose protein sequence is MIADPKSCDVLFVFVLFAIISSSNALVSTPYPKAISDLKEAVVKGLGFQADDFKISGFDLRDALVGHSVAYEFDIEIDNKVIPFKLLEDVNRWEYVDLPIFRVEEPARPGVENGLVEHKRISDNGLPVLAPFQLAGPMELWIQDAKDMRISLPHDVDAGVLKKVMLADGAVVTVKGARSVSLRHPIDLPLPLNRTHNGFASGLMAIAEHLRRACCSQDAPLLSLRIVGPTSLTVPSSSNNKLKLKRLAPGLVELSSMSKTKTMDALSSIDLQGEAATVLTPKHFSTMWPFASINGSNANLIGFERLLSSVLDSKANKKGYFKLLKADVSAQTFVKIGFGIEKKLKEGDGFNLEGFPEWRTKPEIVSMHFEVLAKVDGENVIPERIMQVNPVAVEDAIAPHVLARNMTMSSTPVVYTPSNPFTL
- the LOC107922020 gene encoding malate dehydrogenase 2, peroxisomal — encoded protein: MEFSSEANQRIARLAAHLQPQMEESSILRRADCRAKGGSPGFKVAILGAAGGIGQPLAMLMKMNPLVSVLHLYDVVNSPGVTADLSHMDTGAVVRGFLGQPQLESALTGMDLVIIPAGVPRKPGMTRDDLFNINAGIVKTLCEGVAKCSPNAIVNLISNPVNSTVPIAAEVFKKAGTYDPKRLLGVTTLDVVRANTFVAEVLGLDPREVNVPVVGGHSGVTILPLLSQVKPPSSFTPEETEYLTNRIQNGGTEVVEAKAGAGSATLSMAYAAVKFADACLRGLRGDAGVVECAFVASEVTELPFFATKVRLGRTGAEEVYQLGPLNEYERVGLEKAKEELAGSIQKGIAFIKK